CGTCAGGTGGTGATTATCTTTCTGGTGCGTCAGGTAATGATTTTATCTATGGTGATTCAGATAACGACTACATAATAGGAGGAACAGGAAGAGACTTTTTATTTGGTGGTAGCGGGGTAGATTATTTCTACTTTGGTGCAAATGATTCTCCTTATAGTAATAGTACTACCAACTACGATGTAATCGTTGACTACGCCTCAGGTGAGAGCATCGAAATCCTCGGAACGAGTGCTCGAACAGTCTACTCTAGCGGTAACTTATCCAGCTTAAGTTCTCTAAATAATCTTAATGTTGGCGCCTATGGTGTCAGAGCTTATACCGTCAGTGGTTTTAGCGGTGTTTTCTTAGTCGCTGATACTAACGGAACTGGAATTGTAGTCTCTGGTTTTGACTTTCTAGTTCAACTGCAGGGTTATAGTTCAACTGGAGCTATTAGTGTAGCTTAGAGGAAGATAGGAAGAAAGCATCTCGCACTCTTAATCTAAATCTGGTGCGAAACGCTTTCTTTATATGATTTGATCAGTTTTTAAATTGCAACTTAACTAAATTAAACGAAGTGTTATTTTTCTTGCCAGTTTCCTTGAGGAGACCAAAATTTCTGAAAAGTTTCTCCTTTGGCTGCCCCTTGCGTAGGTGGCCAGAGAAACTTAAGAAGAATACTAACAACTTCACTTAAACTTGGAGGCTGAGCTAAAAGTTTTGTTTTACTCACAAAGGCTTTCCATTGATTCACTTTATTCTTATCTTCAGCAAAATCAGCAGTTAATCCTAAAGGTATCAACTCAGGCAAAGATGTTCTGCGTCTGGCAAAGGTCGTTTTGATGGCTTGACACAAGGTTTTCCCCTCAAATTCAAAGTTTTGAGACAAAAACCAGAGGTCATAGAAATCCTTGAGGCGGCTGTTAGCGATGCCCAGCATTACTATAGCCTGGAATTTCTCAGCAACTACGGTTTCACGTGGGTAAACCAGCAATTGTGGAGCGGGAAAATCTAGAAGAGGAGGAAATTCAAGGAATAGAGGTGCCGGGGTAACAACATCTCCAAAGCCTATATCAATTTGCACAGGTATACGAGTACGAGTACCAGCTAAATTTGCCTGCAAGTTTATTCGAACTCCCTCATACTCTTGGTCTTCTTTAATCTTTTGACTTTTAATGGTGTTGGGATTAAACTCCAATCCATCAACAGGAACCATAATCTGACAAATATCAGAGAAAACTTGTTCTAAATAGGACAATGTGTTGTTTCCTCGCCCCAGTAAATCCAAATCTCGTGTAGGGCGATGTGGTTGGTCACTCCAGACAGAGAAAAGTAAGGCGCCTTTGAGAATAAATTGCTCTTTGTATAAAGATTGACTTATTCGATATAAAAACCGTTCTAAGGTATAGCGCGTCAAAATAACAGATACGTCTTCTCTGGCTGAAGTAGATTTGTTTTTAAGACGAGTGCGAACTGAGGCTGCGACATTGTGAGACTGGTTCATATTAGTGATTCAATGTAGGGGCGCATCACATTACTTACTCGACAGATTTTGGCGTAGTGCCAAAGTTCATCCATTGTACATCGACGCTCTCGCCAACACTCTCGAAGTGCTTCTAGTGCCACATCATGACCAATCTTGTTACGATATTTAAAACAGTCTGCTACTGTTTTGGGAACGTTATATACTCGGACAGGAATACTAGCAATCAAATGTTCTTCTATTCCCTCGGTTCTAGTTTTTTCAGACATATATATGCTACGCAAGGGAAGAATCTCATCTTTGGGGGGACGTGCTCCCTTACCAATTGCCAGCCAAACTTCAAAAGGATTTTGGGTGGTCAAGTTATGAA
Above is a window of Gloeocapsa sp. PCC 73106 DNA encoding:
- a CDS encoding calcium-binding protein, with amino-acid sequence MATIYGTSNSDTITRNSISPGVSGFPTLDNDYVIAYSGNDTVTTDQGNDTVDGGDGNDLIGGWTGNDLLVGRAGNDSIYGDTGSDTLDGGDGNDRLYAHTNNSNVINQLGQDYNGNYIYAGNGNDNAYGASASDYLYGESGNDYLSGASGGDYLSGASGNDFIYGDSDNDYIIGGTGRDFLFGGSGVDYFYFGANDSPYSNSTTNYDVIVDYASGESIEILGTSARTVYSSGNLSSLSSLNNLNVGAYGVRAYTVSGFSGVFLVADTNGTGIVVSGFDFLVQLQGYSSTGAISVA
- a CDS encoding nucleotidyl transferase AbiEii/AbiGii toxin family protein gives rise to the protein MNQSHNVAASVRTRLKNKSTSAREDVSVILTRYTLERFLYRISQSLYKEQFILKGALLFSVWSDQPHRPTRDLDLLGRGNNTLSYLEQVFSDICQIMVPVDGLEFNPNTIKSQKIKEDQEYEGVRINLQANLAGTRTRIPVQIDIGFGDVVTPAPLFLEFPPLLDFPAPQLLVYPRETVVAEKFQAIVMLGIANSRLKDFYDLWFLSQNFEFEGKTLCQAIKTTFARRRTSLPELIPLGLTADFAEDKNKVNQWKAFVSKTKLLAQPPSLSEVVSILLKFLWPPTQGAAKGETFQKFWSPQGNWQEK
- a CDS encoding type IV toxin-antitoxin system AbiEi family antitoxin domain-containing protein gives rise to the protein MNSSKTAQVMSILVKNGIVRSKDLREMGIHQEYLRLLENQELIVRSGRGIYTLPTGDLTENQSLIEASVRVPHGIICLLSALRFHNLTTQNPFEVWLAIGKGARPPKDEILPLRSIYMSEKTRTEGIEEHLIASIPVRVYNVPKTVADCFKYRNKIGHDVALEALRECWRERRCTMDELWHYAKICRVSNVMRPYIESLI